The genomic DNA GACCTCATGAATTTTTCCTGCTCCCGTTCCTCCGCTTTTCTTCTTATCTGCCTTTTGGGCACGTCCCTTTCAGTTTTTTCCCCCGCAATTGCGGCCCCAGAAGCATCTGCGGCACAGACGGAAGGGGCTGAGCCTATGTTGGAACGGGTTGTGCTGGTTTCCCGCCACGGAATCCGCAGCCCAACCAAACCTTTGGACAAGCTGGAAAAAAAGACTCGCCATACATGGACACCATGGCCCGTTCCCCCAGGTGAGATGACAGCACATGGCCAGTTTGATCTGGGCCTGATGGGGCAGTTTTTAAAAAGCTATTACCACGTTGCCAGCAGAGATAGCTCGGCCCGCTGCTTGCCAGAACAACCAGCTTTTATCTGGGCGGATTCCGCCAGCAGCCGTACGCAACGCAGTGGTGATATTCTGGCCGCAGCCTTAAGCGATGGGTGCCAAACACAGGCGCGCTCCATGCCTGCCAAAACGCATGACCCTCTGTTTAACGCTTTGGCCGCAAAAAAGACGACGCTGGATGCAGATGACGTTGAAAAAACCTTAAACTCGGAACTCATCCCGGATACGGAATTGCCACCACCTGTGCAATCCGGCGTTCAAACCTTGCAGGCTCTATTCGCCCCGAACGCATGCACCACAGGCACAACACCATGTTTTTCCAAGCGCGCGCCTTTGTCATGGAAAAAGGGCACGCCCCATGCAGAAAACGGAATGGCGTTAGGATCTACTGTTTCAGAGGCCCTGTTGCTGGAATATGTAGAGGGGCTGCCACCCTCCGTAACCGCAGGTAATACGGATACCGTGCATACGCTCAACAGCGTTCTGCCTGTGCACAATTATCAAAGCGCACGTATGCGGCGTACTCCAGCCATTGCTATTCCGCGTGGTGGCAAGCTGGCCCAAGCCATTCTAACGCTGTTGGATGAACAGCCCTTTACCTTACCAGATGGCAACGTGCTGCTTACGCAGGCCCATGTGGTGATGTTTGCCGGGCATGATACCACGCTGGATATGCTGACAACTCTGTTTGGGCTGGACTGGACCTTTACAGACCAGCCAGACCCCACTACTCCAGATACAACTCTGGCATTTGAAACATGGAAGCACCCTGATGGCCGCAAAGAAATTCGCTTTGCTGTTTTCCATCAGTCTCTCGCCCAACTAAGAGAGGGCCTGAAGTTAGACAATGTTGCGGGGCAAGGTGTCCCTATGCCGTTAACCAGCACACTTTGCAGCCAACCCAAAAACGAAACCTGTTGGCTGGAAAATTTAAGCAAAAATATACCGCAACACTAACGTATGCTCTGCCTGTGCATTGGCTCTACACTGCACAGGCAAATACATTTTACTTCATGGGTTTAAGAAACCGAAATACCGAGCGCGTAATTTTGTTACCCTTATAACGCACCTGCGTTTTTTTGGGTAAAACGCCAAAAGGCTCTTTGACCCGATAGGTATCTAGGCTGAACCCTGCTGCTAGCGCTTCCTTGTAAAGCTCATCAAACTTCTGTTGCAAGTCTGGGCGCGGATGGTTGTATATTGTGCCATCAAACCAGTGTTTGCGATCTTCCCCCTTCAATCGCTGTAAAGAATATTTGTGGGAAAACTGCGTGCCCATATCCGAATAGTGTAGGAACTTGAGTGCTTCCAACGGCATGCCATCGCCATCCAGATTACTGAAGGCAGGATCTAGCGGCTGAATATATTCGGGATGTTTTTCAAAAAACATTTTCAGCTTTTTATGAGCCGATGCATCTTTCTTGATTTCAGCCAATGAGGGCAGCAGCTTCATTACTGCTTCGCAATCCCACATCAAGGTGCCCAAGCGCAAATCTCGCCCATGCCCAGATGCCAGCATTACCTTGCCTTCTGGAATAGGCTGGTTCCACAGCTCTGCAATATCTGAAAGGGCAAAAATATCGGCATCCATATACAGCGCACGGCCCTTGCCACCACAATAGGCAGGAATACCCCACCTAAAGCCGGAAAAAGGCGTGGGCCATTCCGTTGTATTCCAGCCTTCCTCTGGTTTAAGGCCAGAATACCAAAAGCTGGAAGGATCACGCGTAAGCTGCATAAAAGTAATATCAACCGGCAAACTACTATATTTTGTAATACTATAGTGTAACACCATTAACTGTTCTAGGTCACAATCATTTGGATCACAGCCAATAAACAGCTTAACTACGGCATTCATTCGTAGGTCTTTCATATTGATTTTTTTATTAGAATAAACGTTTGCATAACAGAAAGAGCCAACCCCTCAAACGGCGGGCAAGGCTAGTTTATTTTTTAATTAGTGTTGAACAGTTTATCTTGTAAGAAAGTTCTTTCTGATCATATTTTCATTCTTTCTTTTCCTTAAAAATGGCATGATTATCTACCATATATACGTATGTATCATGGCTTATATACGAAGGACAAATATACATGAAGCTTCATAAAGCAGCGTTTGCCTTCCTGCCGGCTCTTTTGCTTGCAGCTTGCGCTGAAACACCTATGGGCCCTACCGCACAGGTATTGCCCGGCCCCGGCAAGGATTACGGCACCTTCCTGCAGGAACAGAATTTCTGCCGCTCTCAGGCTTCTGCCGCTGTGCACGGTCAGGCTGGTAGCCAGAATCGGAAGGCCCTATATGGCGGGCTGGCAACCACTGCGCTTGGCGCTGGCTTGGGTGCTGCTGTTGGTGGTGGCACAGGTGCTGGTATTGGTGCCGCAGCAGGTGCATTGGGGGGTGGCCTTGGCGGCAGTGCTTATTCCAACAGCCAACAGGGCGGCATTCAGACCCAGTACAACAATGCGTATGTAGCCTGCATGGTTGCCTACAAAAACGTACTGCCTGCCCCTAACGCTGGTTATATGCCCCAGCAATAAGAGCTGCGCTTTATCAGCCCACGCATATAATACGTGGGCTGAGAACAGCAAAAAGGGATCGCTCCTTACGGAACGATCCCTTTTTTAGTGGCAAAATATCGGGTTTAGAATGCAGCCTGCACACGGGCAGCCACAGAGTTCCCATCACGGCCAAGAATGTTATAGGCTTGGCTATTACGCGTTACGATAAAGTGGTTGAAATCCAGCATCACACGGAAGTGGCGGTTCGGATACCAGTTCACCCCACCGGACCATACCGTCTGGCGGCCACCGCGCACACTATTTGCCGTATCATCAAAATCAGCCACACTGTAACGGCCAGAAAGTTCCAGCGCACCCCAGTAACCGTGTGCAGGATCAAATTCATGTTCCACACCCGGAGCAGAGAAAGCACCTTCTTTTTCATTATACATACGGGGCTTGCCGAACAGCGTATAGTTAGCCGCGCCATAGTAACCCTCGAACGACAGAGATGGCAGAGACTGCCCACCCTGCTGCTGATTACGGGTTACGCCGATATGGTAATATTCACCCTTCAGCACCAGCTTTTTCCAGCGGAAACCCAACTCCGGACCAGCAGACCATACGGAACCAATATTGCGTAGCGCGCCTGTGTTCAGCAATGCCGTTGTTGTCAGGTTAACTTCTGGCGCTTCCTTAAAGGTATAGGTGCGGCCATTGGTGCCATCATTCACCTTGAATGCGCTAATGGCAGAAAGCCCCAGATGCACGTCTATGTCTTTAGAAACATAGGGGCGGCCGGCAACACGGAAGGTGCCACCTGTCTGGCTATCGCCAATGTTAGTATCTTTGGCGCGGTTACCAAATGTCTGACCGGTGAAATACCCTGCAATCCACCAGCGTTTTTCATAATGCAAGCCACCAACACTAAAGCGGGCATCGCCCGCAGCAATGTTACGCACGATATCCGTGATGGCAGGACGTTCCATCATTTCGAAATCGTTGGAGCTTTCGGAATCTTCTTCCGTCACACGCGGCTGGAAGTACCCTACCGTCAGAATAGTGTTGTGCAAGCCGGTATAGTTCAGGTTGGCTTCGTACAGACCATCCGATCCATCCGCGCTGCCAGACCCGAAATCAGGCGTTATGTTTGCCACCCAGTCTTTATACCGAAAGGTAAACGGAATACGCAGGCGGCGTGCATTTTCTGTTAAGCTTGAGAAATCGCCCTTGGTTTCACCCCTTCGCGGAGACATGCCCATAAAGCCCCCAAAGTCTTCATGAAATGCCAGACCGATTGGACAGGCCATAAGCTCCATCTTCAGATGCAACTGTAAAGCGCCCTTTGGGGAAGCCAATGGTCATGCCCCCAACGTGCACGTTTTCATCCTGCTGCGTCGCTGCCTTGAAATCCTTCCATGATGTCGTCATGCCGCGGTCAGAAGGTGGCGTGCCAACACCGTTGTTCAGCAGAATATTTTTATGCGGTACCTGTTCACCAAACTTTACGTTGGGGTCTACATCGTTATCAGCATATTTTTCGGGGAACTTATATCCGTTCTGTGCCGTTGTACGTGCAGTTCGGCGTGAAACAGGGCCTTTCTGCCGTGTTTCATTTTGAGCAATCTGAGATTTAAGATGTGTGATCTGCCCCATCATTTCACGCCGCATTTCAGCCATTTCGGCTTTCAGGGCGCGGATCTGGGCATCATCTGAACTGGAAGCCTCGGCCACTGGGGCAATTCCAGACATCAAAATTGAAGCAAATGCAAAAGATGGAAGAAGCGGTGAACAACGACGCATCATGGCCATTCCGAAACAGAAGAGGAGCGATGCGTGGTGAATAACTTTATTCCAACTTTTTGTGCGTGACGCTTAGATGATGGTTTCATGACAGTTTCATGAAAAAAGCGGCCCGCAAAGGAGCCGCTTTCCATAATAAAATATATTATTGAAATAAGGGTATCTAAAAAACTTATTTGCCAGTTTGCCATGCGGCCTGGATGCTATCCTTAACAGCTTTGGGCAACGGCACGTAATCGAGCTTTGCGGCAATGGAATCACCCTTAGCAAAATCCCACATAAAGAAGCGCTTTACAGCTTCATCACGCGCAGGGTTACGTGCGGGCAGCGGCACCAGTACATAGGTAGCAGAAACAATGGGCCATGCCTGTGCACCAGAGGTGTTCAACAAATTAACAGAGAAATGCGAAGCATTTTTCCAATCTGCTGCTTCTGCTGCCTGAGAGAAACTGGCCTGAGAGGCGGCAACAGCCTGACCAGAACCATTCTGGAGACGAATGGTGGTAAGATGGTTACGGCTGGCATAGGCATATTCCACATACCCTACACCACCTTCCGTGTTTTGCACGGTAGCGGATACGCCATCGTTCCCGCGTGCGCCTAAACCGCCCGGCCAGCTGATGGATGTGCCTGCGCCATACTGATCATGCCAATTTTTGGAAGACTGATCGAGGTAAGATGTAAACACAAACGTTGTGCCAGACCCATCTGCACGATGGATAGGTGCCACTGCCGTATCTGGCAGGGAAACACCCGGGTTAAGTGCAGCAATTTTTGGATCATTCCAACTGGTAATATCGCCGGAATAGATAGAAGCCAGCACATCACCACTCAGTACCAACACATCTGCTTTAATGTCCGGAATATTCACAACCGGCACAATCCCGCCCATAACGGTGGGGAACTGAAAAAGATGTGCGCTTTCCAGCTTTTTGGCATCCATAGGTGCATCAGATGCCCCAAAATCCACCGTGCCTGCCAGAATCTGGTTCTGCCCGGCGCTGGAGCCTACAGTCTGATAATTTACATTAACACCTGTATCTGCTTTGGCGGCAGAGGCCCAAGCCTCATAAATCGGAGCAGCAAAACTGGATCCTGCACCAGTTACACTTTGTGCATGAGAAAAGGAGGGCACGGCTGCCAGCAGGCAGGCAACCGCAGCAGCACAGGTTTCAGACCGAAAAGAAAAACGCATTTTGGGGAGTATCCCTAAGCATCAACATAAAACGGCACCAGTACATGCCGCTCCTGCTTCGTAAGGGAGTGGATGCAAAAATGGGTTACGTCTGCAAGACAGTTTGGTGACAGTTTAATGAATGATCCGCCACCAACGGCAAAAGTGGCAGCCAGATATGGCAGGACGTGCCCTGCCCCACAGCACTTTCCACCACAAACCGTCCTCCATGCCGGGTGATAATATGCTGTACAATAGCAAGCCCCAACCCACTGCCCTGCACAGCAGCCGCAGTTTTGGCTACGCGATAAAACCGTTCTGTTAAGCGAGCCAGATGCCGGGCTGGAATACCGGGGCCATTATCCGTTACACTCAGCACAATACCCGGTGCAGATGGCCAACGTTTATCGGCCTCTGCCTGCTGGCAGGTTATGGCAATAAATACAGGTGTACCGGACTTTGTTTTTTCTGAAACAAGACTGTATTTTATGGCATTTTCAACAAGATTGACCACAACCTGTAAAAGCTGTGTTTCATCCCCCGCAACTTGCCAATTCTTATTTTCTGGCGTCTGCACATCAACTTTAACAGGCAAACCGGCAGCCAGAAGATCTCCCTCTATCCGGCACTGATCAAACAGATCTAGCAAACGCACCACTTCACGCGGTTTTTGGTGTTCCTGCATTTGCACACGAGAAAGATAAAGCAAACTGTTCAGAAGGTTTTGCATCCGCTTGGCCTGCTGGGCCATAATTTCTAAAAACTCTTTTTGTGCTAAAGGGTCATCCGCAGCAGGCCCTTGCAGGGTTTCTATAAACCCCAGCAAAGCAGCCAACGGTGTGCGTAGTTCGTGGCTGGCAAATGCCACAAAATCTGTGTGCTGGCGTTCAGCAACAACGGCATCTGTTTCATCATGCAAATCAACAAACACCAATGTTGTTTGCGCATTGGGGGCTGTGTTTTCCCGGCGCATACTTATTGGCAATAATGCTGCGGGAAGGCTCTGTTTTTGCAAAACAGCCTGAACCACCCGTAGCCGTGGAATATCTAGAATAACACGCACCCGGCCCGAAAGTGTATTTCCTGCTTTTTGCGCAAGCACCACATCCAATTTAGCCTGAAATGCCGGATGGCGAACTATACTACCAAGGTCTCCATCAAACTGCTGTTCAGCCATTTTGGAAACCACACACAAGCCGCGTGTCTCATTTATCACCAACATGGCGGCTGGTAAGCAGGCCATAATCTGTTCCAGACAGGGCTGAGAAACTTCCTTACTGGGGCTGCGCCGTGCAAGAACAGGCACACGGCTTGCTGGAGCACGCATACGCCCAATCACCATGCCACCCAAAGTTGCCATGGCTGCACCAACCATGGCCCCTTCCCCCATTATCAGCCATGCTTGTGCAACCATGCCGAAAATTTACCCTGTTCTAGCCCTGTGGCAGATCCAGCGCATACCCTCTGGCCCGCACTGTACGGATAAGATCCTGCTCATCCCCTTCATTCAGGGTTTGCCGCAGGCGGCGGATATGCACATCCACCGTGCGCAATTCTACAAAAGAACTGCGTTCCCAAGCATGTTTCAAAAGCTCCTCGCGCGAGAAAACTTTACCCGGATTGAGCATAAAGAATTCCAGCAAACGATATTCAGTTGGCCCCAGAGCCAGCAAACGCCCACTACGTTCTACCTTGTGGCTTACCCGATCCATTACCAACGTATCAAACCGCAAGGTTTTATCTGCTGGTGGCAAGCGGCGCAGCATGGCTTTTACGCGCGCAAACAGCGCCTCCATGCTGAAGGGTTTTACAAGATAATCATCCGCCCCTGTATCTAAACCGCGGATCGTATCTGTTTCTTCCCCTCGTGCGCTGAGCATCACAATTGGAAGTGTTGCTGTTTTGGGCTGTCCCCGTAGCTGGCGGCAAACTTCCAGACCGGAAATACCCGGCAACATCCAGTCTAGCAGCAACAGATCAGGGCGTTTTTGGCGCACTTCTTCAAGTGCGGCTTCGCCATCCCCAACAACGCGGACTGCATATCCCTGTTTTTCAAGATTGTAGCCGATAAGCCGGGAGAGTGCCGGATCATCCTCAACCACCAGAAGATCTGCCTTATTCATGCTTTCCCTGCTTTTTGTAACATGACTGAAAGATAGGGGGTTCTCACAGCAAAAAACAACGTCTCGCTACCTCGCAAGAAAGAGATCATGCGTGAAAACCGCTTATATATCGGGCAAAAAATACCCGTATGAAAGTTTTGTGAAACCCTCATAAAGTTGCAACAAAAAAAGGCCTTCCCTTATGGAGAAGGCCCTTTTGTTACAAACGCGTTGCCTGCCAGATCAATCTTCAAACGGATCACGCATCAGAATGGTATCATCACGGTCTGGGCTGGTGGAAAGCAGGGTAACAGGTGCACCCACCAGTTCTTCAATCCGGCGCACGTATTTAATAGCCTGTGCTGGTAGGTCTGCCCAGCGGCGTGCGCCGTGGGTGGTTTCCTTCCAGCCTTCCAGCGTTTCATAAACCGGGCGCACGCGCTGCTGCGCTGCCGGAGCGGACGGGAAACGTTCAATCTTCTGCCCGTCCAGTTCATACCCCACGCAAATCCGGATTTCATCCAGACCATCCAGCACGTCCAGCTTGGTCAGCGCCAAACCATTTACACCACCAACGCGCACGGCATGACGCACCAGCACGGAATCGAACCAGCCACAACGGCGCGGGCGGCCCGTGTTGGTACCAAATTCATGCCCACGTTCACCAAGGCGACGGCCTGTTTCATCATGTAGTTCTGTGGGGAACGGGCCTTCACCCACACGTGTGCAATACGCCTTGGCAATACCCAGAACAAAACCCGCAGCCGTTGGGCCCATACCTGAACCCGTACCAGCATTGGCAGCAACTGTGTTGGAGCTGGTAACAAACGGATAGGTGCCGTGGTCCACATCCAGCATTACAGCCTGCGCACCTTCAAACAGGATACGGCGGCCTGCACGGCGGGCATCATCCAGAATGTCCCAAGTAGGAGCCATATAAGGCAGCACTTTAGGGGCAATATCTGTCAAGAACTTCAGAAGTTCTTCTTTGGTGAATACAGGTGCACCCAGCCCTGCCAGCAGAGTGTTGTGGTGTAGCAGCAGTTCATCCAGCTTCCAGTCCAGCGTTTCTGGCTCAGCCAGATCACACAGGCGGATAGCGCGGCGGGCCACTTTATCTTCATACGCAGGGCCAATACCACGGCCGGTGGTGCCAATTTTACGATCACCACGCGCAGCCTCACGCGCACGATCAAGCGCACCATGCACAGGCAGAATCAGCGGTGCGTTTTCTGCAATTTTGAGCGTATCAGGGGTAACTTCCAGCCCCTGTTCCTGAATACGGCCAATTTCTGCCAGTAGCGCCTGCGGGTCCACCACCACGCCATTGCCAATAATGCCCAGCTTGTTATTCACCACGCCAGAAGGCAACAGGGAAAGCTTGTAAACCTGATTGCCGACAACCAGCGTGTGCCCGGCATTGTGCCCACCCTGAAAGCGCACAACAATATCGGCCCGACTGGCAAGCCAATCTACGATTTTGCCTTTGCCTTCATCACCCCACTGGGCGCCAATCACGGTTACGTTGGACATGGATGGTGTGCTCCTGAAAGAATCTTGCCGCTAACTGAAAGAGAAAAAGCCCCTTACGGGGAAAATCATGACAAGGCCGTGCAAACGGTGCCACGCAACACGTGGGTGCACCCTAAACGGCGCGCTTCAATCTCTGGCTCTGCGGTGAGAGAAGATGCCGCCAGCGTGGCGTAACCCTGCGTGCGCAGGCGCGCGGCTTCCCGCTTATCTGCCCCCGATGCCACATAAACACGTGGGCGTGCAGGTGTTGGCGGAATCATGCGGAACAGCACATCTGGCCGCAATGTCAGCCCGCAAGCGGGTTCATTATCATTGCACAGGTACCGGCCACCGCGCCCCAGCTCTTCCGAACGGCCAACAGCAAACAACGTAACGCATACACCTGTATGATATTTCCAGCCCCGAAACTCTACGGGGTCTACCGTCATACGCAGGTTGGGGCACTGCTCACGCAGAGCGGCCACCGTATCTACCAAACGGTCCAGAACAGCTCGCGCCTTGGGTGGAAGGGTAATTTCGGTCAACCGCGCTACTGCATGTTCGGCCAGACCTGTGGCTTCCAGCAATGCAATAAGCGTACTTGCCAACGGGCCACCCTGTTCGGCCACCGCGGCGGAATCCTTACGGTCCAACGCACGCATAAGGGCGGCGCGCTGAGCTTCGGGCACTTTGCTTTCTTCCAGCAGGGCCGGAATAAAGGGCGGCATGGTGAGATCGAAGGAAACATCCTTCACACCCAGACGCTCCAGAGCTTCCGCACCAACAGACATGACCTCTGCATCCGCCTCTGGCGAATCCGGACCTATCAGTTCGATACCCGTTTGCATAATCTGGCGGCTGCTTTCTTCCGCCGCCACGGGGGACACCACAACACACACACCGGCGTAAGAAACACGCAGCGGGCGCGGTGTGCTGGCCACACGCGTTGCCGCCATACGGGCAACCTGCGGCGTAATATCCGGGCGCAGCACCATCATGCGGCGGGTATCCGGGTCCATCACCCGAAAACTCTGTTCCGCAAGGGCCGCACCGGCACCTGCCAGATACGTGTCCTCAAACTCTATAAGAGGGGGCCGCACGCGGTCGTATCCGTGGGATGCAAACACGTCCATAAGCGTGGCAACGCCTTCTGCCTCGGTTCGGGCATCGGGCGTTAAAAAATCTACAAAGCCTGCGGGCAGCAGCGCCGGGCTGAAAGGCGGGTCTTCCGTCATGCTTCGGGCTATAGCACTGCATGGCGTGCCCGTCATGCCCGCAAAGGGGCACTTTTTGCGCTATATGCTTCTAACAGGTGTGGTTTTTTCAGCCATCTGCGTTGCCGGGCAGGGTTTCCCACCCTGTGCCAATAAAAGTCAGTACCCGGCGGCCCATGCCATCTGCACGCAATACAATTAGATTCTGATCTTCCAACCATCCCAGCAGACGGCGCGCACGCCCTTTTGAAACCGTGCCATATACCTGTGCAATAGCGGCATCAGATGGGCATGGCTGCCGGGCCAAGGCGGCACGGGCCAGAAAAAGCCCCACGGCCTGCAAATCCTCCGGCAAGGTAGAGGCCAGAGCTTCGGCTTCCTGCCACTCGGGCTGGGTGGATGTTTCTTCATCCACACCGCTGCGGGCGGTAGCCAAGGCCCGGTTAAAGCGCCGCATATCCAGCGCATTCCGCCCCAACCCGGCAATACGACACCGCACCAGAAAATCCTGATACAAAACAGGTGCCGGACGAAAGGCGGCTTCCTCATCCTCCATCATGTCACGCAGGATGGCACGCATTCGGGCTTCACGCTCGGTTTGGGTTTCAGATGTTTCTTCTGGGGCTTCCTGTTCGGCTTGAGCTGCCTGTGCCTCACCATGTGCGGCAAGTTGGGTCAGCAGATCCGGTGGTGGCGGTGCGGGAACTTTACGTGGGCGTGCAGGCATATCCTGTACGGGCACGGGAGCCAGAATAAGATCATGCACCGGGGCTGGCGGCGGCTCAAACGGTGTGAGCACCGGCCCGGCAGAGCGGCTTTCTGTTTCCACCGTGCCAATACGCACCGGCGTTGGCCTGCGGCACAAGGCCGGGCCAAGCGCTACAAAAGTGCCACGCGCCAAATCTCGGAACGATTCGGCCTGCCTGCGTTCCATCC from Acetobacter ascendens includes the following:
- a CDS encoding histidine-type phosphatase, with translation MNFSCSRSSAFLLICLLGTSLSVFSPAIAAPEASAAQTEGAEPMLERVVLVSRHGIRSPTKPLDKLEKKTRHTWTPWPVPPGEMTAHGQFDLGLMGQFLKSYYHVASRDSSARCLPEQPAFIWADSASSRTQRSGDILAAALSDGCQTQARSMPAKTHDPLFNALAAKKTTLDADDVEKTLNSELIPDTELPPPVQSGVQTLQALFAPNACTTGTTPCFSKRAPLSWKKGTPHAENGMALGSTVSEALLLEYVEGLPPSVTAGNTDTVHTLNSVLPVHNYQSARMRRTPAIAIPRGGKLAQAILTLLDEQPFTLPDGNVLLTQAHVVMFAGHDTTLDMLTTLFGLDWTFTDQPDPTTPDTTLAFETWKHPDGRKEIRFAVFHQSLAQLREGLKLDNVAGQGVPMPLTSTLCSQPKNETCWLENLSKNIPQH
- a CDS encoding glycosyl transferase; this translates as MKDLRMNAVVKLFIGCDPNDCDLEQLMVLHYSITKYSSLPVDITFMQLTRDPSSFWYSGLKPEEGWNTTEWPTPFSGFRWGIPAYCGGKGRALYMDADIFALSDIAELWNQPIPEGKVMLASGHGRDLRLGTLMWDCEAVMKLLPSLAEIKKDASAHKKLKMFFEKHPEYIQPLDPAFSNLDGDGMPLEALKFLHYSDMGTQFSHKYSLQRLKGEDRKHWFDGTIYNHPRPDLQQKFDELYKEALAAGFSLDTYRVKEPFGVLPKKTQVRYKGNKITRSVFRFLKPMK
- a CDS encoding glycine zipper family protein; amino-acid sequence: MKLHKAAFAFLPALLLAACAETPMGPTAQVLPGPGKDYGTFLQEQNFCRSQASAAVHGQAGSQNRKALYGGLATTALGAGLGAAVGGGTGAGIGAAAGALGGGLGGSAYSNSQQGGIQTQYNNAYVACMVAYKNVLPAPNAGYMPQQ
- the pstS gene encoding phosphate ABC transporter substrate-binding protein PstS; its protein translation is MLPKMRFSFRSETCAAAVACLLAAVPSFSHAQSVTGAGSSFAAPIYEAWASAAKADTGVNVNYQTVGSSAGQNQILAGTVDFGASDAPMDAKKLESAHLFQFPTVMGGIVPVVNIPDIKADVLVLSGDVLASIYSGDITSWNDPKIAALNPGVSLPDTAVAPIHRADGSGTTFVFTSYLDQSSKNWHDQYGAGTSISWPGGLGARGNDGVSATVQNTEGGVGYVEYAYASRNHLTTIRLQNGSGQAVAASQASFSQAAEAADWKNASHFSVNLLNTSGAQAWPIVSATYVLVPLPARNPARDEAVKRFFMWDFAKGDSIAAKLDYVPLPKAVKDSIQAAWQTGK
- a CDS encoding sensor histidine kinase, translated to MVAQAWLIMGEGAMVGAAMATLGGMVIGRMRAPASRVPVLARRSPSKEVSQPCLEQIMACLPAAMLVINETRGLCVVSKMAEQQFDGDLGSIVRHPAFQAKLDVVLAQKAGNTLSGRVRVILDIPRLRVVQAVLQKQSLPAALLPISMRRENTAPNAQTTLVFVDLHDETDAVVAERQHTDFVAFASHELRTPLAALLGFIETLQGPAADDPLAQKEFLEIMAQQAKRMQNLLNSLLYLSRVQMQEHQKPREVVRLLDLFDQCRIEGDLLAAGLPVKVDVQTPENKNWQVAGDETQLLQVVVNLVENAIKYSLVSEKTKSGTPVFIAITCQQAEADKRWPSAPGIVLSVTDNGPGIPARHLARLTERFYRVAKTAAAVQGSGLGLAIVQHIITRHGGRFVVESAVGQGTSCHIWLPLLPLVADHSLNCHQTVLQT
- the phoB gene encoding phosphate regulon transcriptional regulator PhoB — protein: MNKADLLVVEDDPALSRLIGYNLEKQGYAVRVVGDGEAALEEVRQKRPDLLLLDWMLPGISGLEVCRQLRGQPKTATLPIVMLSARGEETDTIRGLDTGADDYLVKPFSMEALFARVKAMLRRLPPADKTLRFDTLVMDRVSHKVERSGRLLALGPTEYRLLEFFMLNPGKVFSREELLKHAWERSSFVELRTVDVHIRRLRQTLNEGDEQDLIRTVRARGYALDLPQG
- a CDS encoding adenylosuccinate synthase; the protein is MSNVTVIGAQWGDEGKGKIVDWLASRADIVVRFQGGHNAGHTLVVGNQVYKLSLLPSGVVNNKLGIIGNGVVVDPQALLAEIGRIQEQGLEVTPDTLKIAENAPLILPVHGALDRAREAARGDRKIGTTGRGIGPAYEDKVARRAIRLCDLAEPETLDWKLDELLLHHNTLLAGLGAPVFTKEELLKFLTDIAPKVLPYMAPTWDILDDARRAGRRILFEGAQAVMLDVDHGTYPFVTSSNTVAANAGTGSGMGPTAAGFVLGIAKAYCTRVGEGPFPTELHDETGRRLGERGHEFGTNTGRPRRCGWFDSVLVRHAVRVGGVNGLALTKLDVLDGLDEIRICVGYELDGQKIERFPSAPAAQQRVRPVYETLEGWKETTHGARRWADLPAQAIKYVRRIEELVGAPVTLLSTSPDRDDTILMRDPFED
- a CDS encoding ATP phosphoribosyltransferase regulatory subunit, whose amino-acid sequence is MTGTPCSAIARSMTEDPPFSPALLPAGFVDFLTPDARTEAEGVATLMDVFASHGYDRVRPPLIEFEDTYLAGAGAALAEQSFRVMDPDTRRMMVLRPDITPQVARMAATRVASTPRPLRVSYAGVCVVVSPVAAEESSRQIMQTGIELIGPDSPEADAEVMSVGAEALERLGVKDVSFDLTMPPFIPALLEESKVPEAQRAALMRALDRKDSAAVAEQGGPLASTLIALLEATGLAEHAVARLTEITLPPKARAVLDRLVDTVAALREQCPNLRMTVDPVEFRGWKYHTGVCVTLFAVGRSEELGRGGRYLCNDNEPACGLTLRPDVLFRMIPPTPARPRVYVASGADKREAARLRTQGYATLAASSLTAEPEIEARRLGCTHVLRGTVCTALS
- a CDS encoding ATP-binding protein, translated to MSSMIIMGEVPGGGPAQLDLAELLATRLLVQGNSGSGKSHLLRRLLEQSARMVQQAIIDPEGDFVSLAEKFGHLVIDGADHSEMALHAAGERMRMHRASVVLNLEGLDADQQMRWAAAFLGGMFEVPRQYWYPVLVVVDEAQLFAPAAAGEVSDEARRASLGAMTNLMCRGRKRGLAGVIATQRLAKLAKNVAAEASNFLMGRTFLDIDMSRAADLLGMERRQAESFRDLARGTFVALGPALCRRPTPVRIGTVETESRSAGPVLTPFEPPPAPVHDLILAPVPVQDMPARPRKVPAPPPPDLLTQLAAHGEAQAAQAEQEAPEETSETQTEREARMRAILRDMMEDEEAAFRPAPVLYQDFLVRCRIAGLGRNALDMRRFNRALATARSGVDEETSTQPEWQEAEALASTLPEDLQAVGLFLARAALARQPCPSDAAIAQVYGTVSKGRARRLLGWLEDQNLIVLRADGMGRRVLTFIGTGWETLPGNADG